The Deltaproteobacteria bacterium DNA segment ACAAAAAGTTAGTATCACACTGGGTGGACCGTTGGATAACATTGCCAGCACGGGGGGCCTATCATGAAGGGTATTCCTGGATTGGCAAACCGAACTTGCTTGAGCGTTGCTCTGAAATCAACATTCCGGCACTGGTTCTGCACGGCGAGGAAGATAACGTCGTGCCGCTGAGTTGGACCACCCCTATAATGGATTATCTGCCGCATGGTCGCCTCGAAGTGATCCCGCAAGCTGGTCATACAGTGAACTGTGAGAATGTTGTTTCCTCAAACCGTGCACTGGCTCGCTTTCTGGCCGAAGTATACTGCTCTTGAAGCAGAAAAATCCCAGCCTTCGTTTCTCTTGCATTGCGGAAAGTAATCGTAGTACAGTCCTGGCTCATGTCTTGAGCCCTTTCCCTATGGGAAAAATAGAGCTAGTGTGGATGCAAGAACAGCAACCATCCGAATAAGGAGGGAGACTCAATGTCATACGATGTCGTGATTAAGAATGGAACAGTCGTTGACGGTACTGGTGCGCCACGTCAGCAAGCGGACGTAGCCATCGCCGGAGGCAAAGTTGCCGCGATCGGCAAAATCACCGATGGCGCAAAACGCGTGATTGACGCCTCAGACCTGGTTGTTTCACCAGGGTTTGTTGATCCCCATACGCATTACGATGCACAGATTTGTTGGGATCCGTTGTTTACTTGCTCATCGTGGCATGGTGTGACAAGCCTCGTCATGGGCAACTGCGGCGTGGGTCTCGCTCCCTGCCTCCCTGAAGCACGCGAAATCGCCGCGTGGGACTTGGTCAACGTTGAATCGATTCCGTTTGATGTACTCGCCAAGGGCGTAACCTGGGATTGGACAACCTTCCCTGAATACATGAACGCGGCGCAGAAGCGTGGACTAGGTTTGAATGTGGGCTTCATGGCTCCGCTTACTCCGTTCCGCCACTTTGTGATGGGCGAAGAGTCGATGGATCGCGCCGCTACCAAAGAAGAAACGGCAAAGATTGCCGCGTTGTTACGCGAAGCGATCCAAGCTGGCGCATTGGGCTTCTCGACCACCAATGGGCCACAGCACATCGGTTATCAAGGCCGTCCGCTTGCGTGCCGTTTATCCAGCCGTGATGAACTGACTGCCTATAGCCATGTCCTGAGAGATATGGGCCGCGGCGTGATTGAACTTGCGCTGAATGACAATCCTGGTGTGGTCTCAGAGAGTGACTACGACGTTCTCAAACTCTTTGTCAGTGAGAGCAAGCGGCCAGTAACCTGGTTAGCGCTACTCAATCGCGACGACAAACCCGAAGCCTGCATGGACACTCTGCGCCAGACCGAAGCACTGCTCAAACAAGGTGCCGTGCCGCAAGTGACC contains these protein-coding regions:
- a CDS encoding amidohydrolase family protein, encoding MSYDVVIKNGTVVDGTGAPRQQADVAIAGGKVAAIGKITDGAKRVIDASDLVVSPGFVDPHTHYDAQICWDPLFTCSSWHGVTSLVMGNCGVGLAPCLPEAREIAAWDLVNVESIPFDVLAKGVTWDWTTFPEYMNAAQKRGLGLNVGFMAPLTPFRHFVMGEESMDRAATKEETAKIAALLREAIQAGALGFSTTNGPQHIGYQGRPLACRLSSRDELTAYSHVLRDMGRGVIELALNDNPGVVSESDYDVLKLFVSESKRPVTWLALLNRDDKPEACMDTLRQTEALLKQGAVPQVTCKPLIIQIDLRNPFIFSNMPSWKGAFNQPVEKQMELYRQADFRQGFRKALQEPRIFSDKTLWGRLNIKEVSNPALEKYLWKTVADVAKERGKDPLDTFLDLAIEDNLKIQFTMEIFNADEKRIPELITDSRTMIGLSDGGAHVDMLCDAGYCTYLLGTWVRDKGAMTLEHAIKRITSEPADFFNLRDRGRLAVGLPADVTIFDPKTVGSSKRPEMRTDLPGGGRRLVAMANGICYTVVNGQVLYDSGKPTEARAGQVLRGA